A single Phormidium ambiguum IAM M-71 DNA region contains:
- the pyrR gene encoding bifunctional pyr operon transcriptional regulator/uracil phosphoribosyltransferase PyrR — MSGKVIEILSAEEVRRTVNRMTSQVVERCLDLSKLALLGIQSGGVPLAHLMAKQIKLLEQIDVPVGALDITFYRDDLDRIGMRAPLKSEIPFDVSGKTIVLVDDVIYKGRTVRAALNAVIEYGRPESIFLAVLVDRGHRELPIQPDFTGKQLPTAKEEQVKVYLQDLDGKDGVDLIKP, encoded by the coding sequence ATGAGTGGTAAGGTGATTGAAATTCTTTCGGCGGAAGAGGTTAGACGTACTGTTAATCGGATGACTTCTCAGGTGGTGGAAAGGTGTCTTGATTTGTCTAAGTTGGCTTTGCTGGGTATTCAATCTGGGGGTGTGCCTTTGGCGCATTTGATGGCGAAGCAAATTAAATTGTTGGAACAAATAGATGTGCCTGTGGGTGCTTTAGATATTACTTTTTATCGGGATGATTTGGATCGGATTGGGATGCGAGCTCCTTTGAAAAGCGAAATTCCTTTTGATGTTTCGGGAAAGACGATCGTACTTGTAGATGATGTAATTTATAAGGGACGAACTGTTCGTGCTGCACTTAATGCGGTGATTGAATATGGTAGACCAGAATCAATTTTTTTGGCGGTGTTGGTCGATCGGGGACATCGGGAATTACCAATTCAACCGGATTTTACCGGAAAACAATTACCAACTGCTAAAGAAGAACAGGTAAAGGTTTATTTGCAAGATTTGGATGGCAAGGATGGTGTAGATTTAATTAAACCTTAA
- the fni gene encoding type 2 isopentenyl-diphosphate Delta-isomerase, with translation MAETQVRKADHLRICLEESVQFQQTTNGLEKYKFTHCCLPEINRDEIDLTTSFLGKKLAAPLLISSMTGGTDFAGEINQRLAEIAQHYKIAMGVGSQRVAVEDPQVGKTFAVRSHAPDALLFANLGAVQLNYEYGIDQCEKVIDLLAADALILHLNPLQECVQTKGDTNFRGLLNKIAQLCKKLPVPVIAKEVGNGISGEMAQKLIDAGVAGIDVAGAGGTSWAKVESERAQDPMQRRLGQTFTDWGIPTAECIVSVRDVAPDVPLIASGGLRDGLEVAKAIALGADLAGLAMPFLQAAATSEAALHELVQVLIAEITTVLFCTGNATLKDLKHSKALKRLG, from the coding sequence ATGGCAGAAACTCAGGTGCGAAAAGCAGACCATTTGCGAATCTGTCTGGAAGAATCTGTACAATTTCAGCAAACTACTAATGGTCTGGAAAAATATAAGTTTACTCACTGTTGTTTACCAGAAATTAATCGAGATGAAATAGATTTAACAACTAGTTTTTTGGGTAAAAAGTTAGCTGCACCATTATTAATTTCTTCAATGACTGGAGGAACAGATTTTGCGGGGGAAATTAATCAACGATTGGCAGAAATAGCCCAACATTATAAAATTGCAATGGGTGTGGGTTCCCAAAGAGTAGCAGTAGAAGACCCGCAGGTGGGGAAAACTTTTGCGGTCCGATCGCACGCCCCAGATGCACTTTTGTTCGCTAACTTGGGGGCTGTACAATTAAACTATGAATATGGCATCGATCAATGTGAAAAAGTCATTGATTTATTAGCCGCCGATGCCTTAATTTTACATTTAAATCCGTTGCAAGAGTGCGTACAAACCAAAGGTGATACTAACTTTCGCGGATTATTAAATAAAATTGCTCAACTGTGTAAAAAATTGCCCGTACCTGTGATCGCCAAAGAAGTCGGTAATGGCATTTCTGGGGAAATGGCGCAAAAGTTAATTGATGCGGGTGTGGCGGGAATTGATGTGGCTGGCGCGGGGGGCACTTCTTGGGCGAAAGTGGAAAGCGAAAGGGCGCAAGATCCCATGCAGCGACGTTTGGGGCAGACTTTTACCGATTGGGGCATACCTACGGCTGAATGTATTGTCAGCGTCCGGGATGTTGCGCCTGATGTGCCTTTAATTGCTTCTGGGGGGTTGCGCGATGGCTTGGAGGTGGCGAAAGCGATCGCACTTGGCGCAGATCTCGCAGGTTTAGCAATGCCATTTTTGCAAGCTGCGGCTACTTCAGAAGCAGCATTACACGAACTAGTACAAGTATTAATAGCAGAAATTACTACAGTGTTATTCTGCACAGGTAATGCCACTCTCAAAGATCTGAAACACTCAAAAGCGTTAAAAAGATTAGGATAG
- the sppA gene encoding signal peptide peptidase SppA has product MRDFFKYTFASFLGILVFFGLCTGGLIFLLISAALKDTGPEVRNKSVLVFDLSTKITDTSPGSGTGELLQKAVSGERDNVVTLRTVLETINKAAVDKRIVAIYLDGNTESEGRIAGFATLKEVRKALERFKATGKKIIAYNVDWDEPSYYLSSVANTIVVNPMGVLEMNGLRSETLFLSGALEKYGVGVQVLRVGKYKSAVEPFLLKELSAENRQQTQRLLNDIWGDFRATVGNSRKLTPQQIQTIADNKGLLMASEAKNSRLVDKVAYFDEVVTDLKKLTGSDNDEEKSFRQISLNTYARVPDREVGKERSSRNKIAIVYAEGEIVNGQGSLRQVGGDRIASQLRQLRQNKDVKAVILRVNSPGGSASASEIIQREVKLTRQAKPVVVSMGNYAASGGYWISTYANRIFAEPNTVTGSIGVFGILPNLQKLANNNGVTWDVVKTGRFADSQTVSRPKTPEELAIYQNAVNKIYYQFVGKVADSRKLPASKVQEIAQGRVWSGLAAKQIGLVDNIGGINEAVQYAAKEAKLGDDWEIKQLGRSSSLEERLLKNLLSYVPGISHQEQSVNTVMQFGKFEETYQHFKEELQVFANLNDPLNVYARLPYNMLID; this is encoded by the coding sequence ATGCGCGATTTTTTCAAATACACCTTTGCCAGCTTTCTTGGGATTTTGGTTTTCTTTGGTTTGTGTACTGGTGGCTTAATTTTTTTACTGATCTCAGCAGCATTAAAAGATACAGGGCCTGAAGTTAGAAATAAATCAGTTTTAGTTTTTGATTTATCTACTAAAATTACTGATACCAGCCCTGGATCTGGTACAGGTGAATTATTACAAAAAGCCGTATCAGGAGAAAGAGATAATGTCGTTACTCTCCGTACAGTTTTAGAGACAATTAATAAAGCAGCCGTAGATAAGCGAATTGTCGCTATTTATCTAGATGGTAATACAGAATCCGAAGGAAGAATTGCTGGGTTTGCTACTCTTAAAGAAGTGAGAAAAGCCCTAGAACGTTTTAAAGCGACTGGAAAAAAAATTATTGCTTATAATGTAGATTGGGATGAACCAAGTTATTATTTATCTTCAGTAGCAAACACCATTGTCGTTAACCCAATGGGTGTTTTAGAAATGAATGGTTTGCGTTCCGAAACTTTGTTTTTGAGTGGTGCTTTAGAAAAATATGGTGTTGGGGTACAAGTGTTGCGGGTGGGTAAATATAAGTCGGCGGTAGAACCATTTCTTCTAAAAGAACTTAGTGCAGAAAATCGCCAACAAACGCAAAGATTATTAAATGATATTTGGGGTGATTTCCGTGCCACTGTTGGTAATAGTCGTAAATTAACTCCGCAACAAATTCAGACGATCGCAGATAATAAAGGTTTGCTAATGGCGAGTGAAGCAAAAAACAGTCGCTTAGTAGATAAAGTAGCTTATTTTGACGAGGTAGTCACAGACTTAAAAAAACTGACTGGTAGTGATAACGACGAAGAAAAAAGTTTCCGCCAAATTAGTTTAAATACTTATGCCAGAGTTCCCGATCGAGAAGTCGGGAAAGAACGATCGTCAAGAAATAAAATTGCTATTGTTTATGCTGAAGGGGAAATTGTTAATGGGCAAGGTAGTTTAAGACAAGTCGGAGGCGATCGCATTGCCAGTCAACTGCGCCAACTACGACAAAATAAAGATGTCAAAGCAGTAATTTTACGAGTTAATAGCCCTGGTGGTAGTGCCAGTGCTTCTGAGATTATTCAAAGAGAAGTAAAATTAACTCGTCAAGCTAAACCAGTCGTAGTTTCAATGGGAAATTATGCTGCTTCTGGTGGCTACTGGATTTCCACTTATGCTAACCGAATTTTTGCCGAACCAAACACTGTTACTGGTTCTATTGGTGTATTTGGAATTTTACCAAACCTGCAAAAATTAGCTAATAATAATGGTGTAACTTGGGATGTGGTAAAAACTGGTCGATTTGCTGACTCACAAACAGTTTCTCGGCCAAAAACCCCGGAAGAATTAGCAATTTATCAAAATGCAGTTAACAAAATTTACTATCAGTTTGTAGGGAAAGTTGCCGATTCGCGGAAGTTACCAGCCAGCAAAGTTCAAGAAATTGCCCAAGGACGAGTTTGGTCAGGTTTAGCAGCAAAACAAATTGGCTTAGTTGATAATATTGGTGGCATCAATGAAGCAGTTCAATATGCTGCTAAAGAAGCTAAATTAGGCGATGATTGGGAAATCAAACAATTGGGGAGAAGTAGTTCTTTGGAAGAACGGTTATTGAAGAATTTGCTTAGCTATGTGCCAGGTATTTCTCATCAAGAACAATCGGTAAATACAGTGATGCAGTTTGGCAAATTTGAAGAAACTTACCAACATTTTAAAGAAGAATTACAAGTGTTTGCCAATCTCAACGATCCACTGAATGTTTATGCTCGATTACCTTACAATATGCTGATTGATTAG
- a CDS encoding helix-turn-helix transcriptional regulator has product MEERQKSKDQILYLLKMQGAQTATNIAKQLGVSPMAVRQHLQILRAEKWVTYYEERRPQGRPVKLWHLTEHCSSQFPDSHADLMVDLLRGVEAVFGSSGLEKLLAERAGRQIQAYTARSVEIAEGRDWSEKVKAIANLRAQEGYMAEVISQSDDALLLVENHCPVRSAANSCHLLCSSELEVFRTLLGPTVSIQRVEHILQGDRRCAYLIKKI; this is encoded by the coding sequence ATGGAGGAAAGACAAAAATCTAAAGATCAAATCCTTTACCTCTTAAAAATGCAAGGGGCACAAACTGCCACCAATATTGCCAAACAGCTGGGAGTATCGCCAATGGCTGTCCGCCAACATTTACAAATACTTCGAGCCGAAAAATGGGTAACATATTACGAAGAACGCCGCCCCCAAGGTCGTCCTGTTAAGCTGTGGCATTTGACGGAACATTGTAGCAGTCAGTTTCCCGATAGTCACGCTGATTTAATGGTGGATTTGTTGCGGGGAGTTGAAGCAGTTTTTGGCAGTTCGGGATTAGAAAAACTTTTGGCCGAACGTGCTGGGCGGCAAATTCAAGCTTACACTGCCAGAAGTGTGGAGATTGCTGAAGGCAGAGATTGGTCGGAAAAGGTAAAAGCGATCGCCAATTTACGAGCTCAAGAAGGCTACATGGCTGAGGTAATTTCTCAATCCGATGATGCTTTATTATTAGTAGAAAATCACTGTCCTGTGCGATCGGCAGCTAACAGTTGTCACTTATTATGTTCTTCTGAATTGGAAGTTTTCCGTACTTTATTAGGCCCAACTGTTTCTATTCAAAGAGTAGAACATATTTTGCAGGGCGATCGACGTTGTGCCTATTTAATTAAAAAAATTTAG
- a CDS encoding GDYXXLXY domain-containing protein, with protein MNTNDNSQAFPNTRSWRFWLPLAFQTALIVAIPAQAILIHLTGKTAILQTAPVDPYDLLRGYSQTLTYDISRKANLEKLPGGKELKNQNRESRNLYVILEAPTEQNSSGRPKPWKPVAVSTSLPANLPANQVALRGRLRYGTIDYGLENYYFPEDRREEFNRDISQAQTGVERSQGKPLPFVVEVKVDAQGNSVPLSLWVRDRNYRF; from the coding sequence ATGAATACTAATGATAATTCTCAAGCTTTTCCTAATACCCGTTCTTGGAGATTTTGGCTACCTTTAGCTTTTCAAACGGCGTTAATAGTCGCTATTCCTGCTCAAGCTATTTTGATTCATTTAACAGGAAAAACGGCTATTTTACAAACCGCGCCAGTCGATCCTTATGATTTGTTACGAGGTTATTCCCAAACTCTGACTTATGATATTTCTCGAAAAGCAAATTTAGAAAAGTTACCTGGAGGGAAAGAGTTAAAGAATCAAAATCGGGAATCTCGAAATTTATATGTAATTTTAGAAGCGCCCACAGAACAAAATTCTTCAGGTCGTCCTAAACCCTGGAAGCCTGTTGCTGTAAGTACTTCTCTTCCTGCTAATTTACCTGCTAATCAAGTAGCTTTGAGGGGTCGCTTACGCTACGGCACGATCGATTATGGACTGGAAAATTATTATTTCCCAGAAGATCGGCGAGAAGAGTTCAACAGAGATATTAGTCAGGCGCAAACAGGAGTTGAAAGGTCACAAGGAAAACCTTTACCTTTTGTTGTAGAAGTGAAAGTAGATGCTCAAGGTAATTCTGTTCCGCTGAGTTTGTGGGTACGCGATCGCAACTACCGCTTTTAA